A DNA window from uncultured Methanoregula sp. contains the following coding sequences:
- a CDS encoding anaerobic ribonucleoside-triphosphate reductase activating protein codes for MHSYKNGNKILRHGDRIQLNFGGFLPLSTIDWRGRAVCTVFFRGCPIRCSYCQNEGILTGEDFRELSEIKEMIRSSSPYVSGVVFSGGEPTLQKDALLELARYAKELKLAVGIQTNGFFPETLAGLLEEKLVDKVALDFKSRFEGYSGEGEMKKFPFENYERNVRKSFKICKNAYAQDILKEFEVVITVFSENEQYIEEISSLIERIPLVLQQGEHKILRLREIPSNMTEGEYREKKRDLQERYHPITLDEIKRIADKLGRKVRIRTREVGEIQYKGGVGS; via the coding sequence ATACACTCATATAAAAATGGCAATAAAATACTCCGGCACGGTGATCGTATCCAGCTGAATTTCGGGGGGTTTCTTCCACTCTCAACCATTGACTGGCGGGGCAGGGCCGTATGCACGGTTTTTTTCCGGGGGTGCCCGATCCGGTGCTCCTATTGCCAGAACGAGGGTATTCTTACCGGGGAAGACTTTCGGGAACTCTCTGAAATAAAAGAGATGATCCGGTCATCATCCCCGTACGTCAGCGGCGTAGTTTTTTCGGGCGGTGAACCCACACTGCAGAAGGATGCCCTGCTTGAACTGGCCCGGTATGCAAAAGAACTGAAACTAGCAGTCGGGATCCAGACCAATGGTTTTTTTCCCGAAACACTCGCCGGCCTGCTGGAAGAAAAGCTCGTTGACAAGGTGGCACTCGATTTCAAATCACGCTTTGAAGGGTACTCCGGCGAAGGGGAGATGAAGAAATTCCCTTTTGAAAATTACGAACGAAATGTCCGTAAATCCTTTAAGATCTGCAAAAATGCCTATGCACAGGATATCTTAAAGGAATTCGAAGTGGTAATTACCGTATTCAGTGAGAACGAGCAGTATATAGAGGAAATCTCATCCCTGATTGAAAGAATACCCCTCGTGCTCCAGCAGGGTGAGCACAAGATACTAAGGTTAAGAGAGATCCCCTCCAATATGACTGAAGGCGAATACCGGGAAAAGAAAAGAGATCTCCAGGAACGGTACCATCCCATCACCCTGGATGAGATTAAACGGATTGCCGACAAACTAGGAAGGAAAGTCCGGATACGAACGCGGGAAGTAGGGGAAATCCAGTATAAAGGCGGAGTTGGTTCATGA
- a CDS encoding CDC48 family AAA ATPase, whose amino-acid sequence MTEKEYFEVTVKEAAHDDAGRGIARVSVEVMKKLGLVSGDVIEIQGKKKAAAIVWPGFAQDTGYAVLRIDGNIRGNAGTGIDEKVKIRKSEAEYAKKVVIQPTQPIRLVGGEQYLARVLRGRSVIEGQTVRVDVIGNAITLVIAKVTPKGIAIVTDSTEIELKEEPYKPEDGQREVSDIHYEDIGGLGRELQLVREMIELPLRHPEIFERLGIQPPKGVLLYGPPGTGKTLIAKAVANEVDAHFITLSGPEIMSKYYGESEKGLREKFEEAEQNAPAIIFIDEIDAIAPKREETKGEVERRVVAQLLALMDGLKGRGQVIVIAATNLPDSIDPALRRGGRFDREIEIGIPDKKGRMEIFQVHSRGVPLADDVKIEDYANSTHGFVGADIALLVKEAAMHALRKVIPQIKIDEDIPNEVLDQLRVTNEDFAEARKHVEPSAMREVLVEVPDITWKQVGGLEDVKQELKEAVEWPLKYPDVFERLKTKPPKGILMFGPPGTGKTLLAKAVANESECNFIAVKGPELLSKWVGESEKGVREIFRKARQASPSIIFFDEIDALVPKRGSYQGSSHVTESVVSQILTELDGMEELKDVTILAATNRPDMLDDALLRPGRLERHIYVPAPDEESRKKIFEVYLGGETGNILAKDVDIDSLVKQTEGYVGADIEALAREAKMAAMREFIVQMGTRTEQERIDAIKNVMLTKAHFDTALTRVRGSLDRDAIEASERQSWAMLYNQDQRETLEKAVRILRSSGLMPEKENEEAVAELRRATYQRKKDFARIAELAESIENKTGM is encoded by the coding sequence ATGACAGAAAAAGAGTATTTCGAAGTTACAGTAAAGGAAGCAGCACACGATGATGCCGGGCGGGGTATTGCCCGGGTCAGCGTTGAGGTGATGAAGAAACTCGGCCTGGTCTCGGGTGATGTGATAGAGATCCAGGGCAAGAAGAAAGCCGCAGCCATTGTCTGGCCGGGGTTTGCGCAGGATACCGGGTATGCGGTCCTCCGTATTGACGGGAACATCCGTGGCAATGCAGGTACCGGTATTGATGAGAAAGTCAAGATCCGCAAATCCGAAGCCGAGTACGCCAAGAAGGTTGTTATCCAGCCCACCCAGCCCATCCGTCTCGTGGGGGGTGAACAGTATCTTGCACGGGTGCTCCGCGGACGGTCAGTCATAGAAGGCCAGACTGTCCGCGTGGATGTGATCGGGAACGCGATCACGCTCGTGATTGCAAAGGTCACCCCCAAGGGTATCGCCATTGTCACGGACTCGACCGAGATAGAGCTCAAGGAAGAGCCCTACAAGCCGGAAGACGGTCAGAGGGAAGTCTCCGATATCCATTACGAGGATATTGGCGGGCTCGGGCGCGAACTCCAGCTCGTCCGCGAGATGATCGAGCTCCCGCTCCGCCACCCGGAGATCTTCGAGCGGCTCGGCATCCAGCCTCCCAAGGGTGTGCTACTCTATGGTCCGCCGGGTACCGGTAAGACTCTGATCGCAAAGGCCGTTGCAAACGAAGTGGACGCCCACTTCATCACGCTCTCCGGCCCGGAGATCATGAGCAAGTATTACGGTGAGAGCGAGAAAGGGCTCCGCGAGAAGTTCGAGGAAGCGGAACAGAACGCTCCTGCGATCATCTTCATCGATGAGATCGATGCGATCGCTCCCAAGCGGGAAGAGACCAAAGGAGAGGTTGAGCGGCGTGTGGTTGCCCAGCTGCTGGCCCTGATGGACGGGTTGAAAGGCCGGGGCCAGGTCATTGTCATTGCCGCAACCAACCTGCCCGACTCCATTGACCCGGCACTCCGGCGCGGCGGCCGGTTCGACCGGGAGATCGAGATAGGCATACCTGACAAGAAAGGCCGAATGGAGATCTTCCAGGTTCACTCCCGGGGTGTCCCGCTCGCAGACGATGTGAAGATCGAGGATTACGCCAACTCAACCCATGGGTTTGTCGGGGCGGACATCGCGCTCCTTGTCAAGGAAGCGGCCATGCATGCCCTCCGCAAGGTGATCCCGCAGATCAAGATTGACGAGGATATCCCCAACGAAGTGCTCGACCAGCTGAGAGTGACCAACGAGGACTTTGCCGAGGCACGGAAACACGTCGAACCCTCAGCAATGCGGGAAGTGCTCGTGGAAGTGCCGGACATAACCTGGAAGCAGGTCGGCGGCCTCGAGGATGTGAAGCAGGAACTCAAAGAGGCGGTTGAATGGCCCCTGAAGTATCCTGATGTCTTCGAACGGCTCAAGACCAAGCCCCCGAAAGGAATCCTGATGTTCGGTCCACCGGGCACCGGCAAGACCCTGCTTGCGAAAGCGGTGGCAAACGAGAGCGAATGCAATTTCATCGCGGTCAAGGGCCCCGAGCTCCTCTCCAAGTGGGTGGGCGAGTCCGAGAAAGGCGTGCGCGAGATCTTCAGAAAGGCCCGGCAGGCATCCCCGTCGATCATATTCTTCGACGAGATCGATGCGCTGGTGCCCAAGCGCGGATCCTACCAGGGCAGCTCGCATGTCACCGAGAGCGTGGTCTCCCAGATCCTTACCGAACTGGACGGGATGGAGGAGCTCAAGGATGTGACCATCCTTGCGGCAACCAACCGCCCGGATATGCTGGACGATGCCCTGCTCCGGCCGGGCCGGCTCGAGCGGCACATCTACGTGCCTGCCCCGGATGAGGAGAGCCGGAAGAAGATCTTCGAAGTGTACCTTGGTGGTGAGACCGGCAACATCCTTGCAAAGGATGTGGACATCGATTCGCTGGTGAAGCAGACTGAAGGCTACGTGGGTGCGGACATCGAGGCGCTTGCCCGCGAGGCAAAGATGGCAGCCATGAGGGAGTTCATCGTTCAGATGGGCACCCGGACGGAACAGGAACGCATCGATGCGATCAAGAACGTGATGCTGACCAAAGCACACTTCGATACCGCGCTGACCCGGGTCCGGGGATCCCTTGACCGGGATGCAATCGAGGCCTCCGAGCGCCAGTCCTGGGCCATGCTCTACAACCAGGATCAGCGGGAGACGCTCGAGAAGGCGGTGCGGATCCTCAGAAGTTCCGGCCTGATGCCGGAGAAAGAGAACGAGGAGGCAGTTGCCGAGCTCCGCAGAGCCACCTACCAGAGAAAGAAGGACTTTGCCCGGATTGCGGAACTTGCAGAATCGATTGAGAATAAAACCGGAATGTAA
- a CDS encoding acetate--CoA ligase family protein: MTLHRIDESEGYELLRSIGIPSPAYTIARTADEAVAAADRIGYPVVLKVVSPAISHKSDVGGVITSIKTAEGVRLSFEKILSNVNSHSPGAQVDGIIVEQQMDPGLELIIGGKTDPSFGEVLLFGIGGKFVDLVKDVSFRILPLDEHAIREMIQELWGYKLIHGYRDEPPRDERALIAILMKISSYFYQNKHLVEFDINPFVLYEHGGCAVDARFILDTEGKKAISREHEEIPPGLFDAKTIAVVGASADPNKVGYAVCKNLLSFPGRLAPVNPGRSEILGKTAFPSLSAIDGQVDIAVITIPAPGVPAVVEEAGRCKIPLLVIISSGFREAGDAGRALEEQVLTIARKFGIRIIGPNCLGVMFPYRGINTTFDPISPKPGRLAFISQSGAVITTLVDWSLSEDIGFSAVISVGNQLDLGFEEYINLVAQDDHTRAIILYIEEVRDGLRFMEVVSKVTPKKPVIVIKSGSSKKGKRAAASHTGSLAGSHDVYLAAFQQAGMITVRSTQQAFHVGELLASEGYPKGKRAIAITSAGGFGVLASDYAERYGIELIELTPAMREQLNAVLPASWNHDNPMDILGDANAERFARVFDILIQNQRDWDIIFIIIVPSALADPVLLAQEVVRFSKQTKKMIVGCMAGGDSMKPAFRILKDNNIPNFQDIENAFEITGMIVHNRY; this comes from the coding sequence ATGACACTGCATCGGATAGACGAATCGGAAGGCTATGAACTGTTACGATCGATCGGGATTCCCTCCCCCGCGTATACTATAGCCCGGACTGCCGATGAGGCCGTTGCTGCTGCGGACAGGATCGGGTACCCCGTGGTTCTCAAGGTGGTATCACCGGCAATCAGCCACAAGAGCGATGTTGGCGGGGTCATAACATCAATCAAGACTGCAGAAGGTGTAAGGCTCTCCTTTGAAAAGATCCTCTCGAACGTGAACTCCCATAGCCCGGGTGCCCAGGTCGACGGGATCATTGTTGAACAGCAGATGGACCCAGGCCTCGAACTCATCATCGGAGGCAAGACGGATCCCTCGTTCGGGGAAGTCCTTCTCTTCGGCATCGGGGGGAAATTCGTTGACCTGGTAAAGGATGTCTCGTTCCGGATCCTCCCCCTGGACGAGCACGCAATCAGGGAGATGATCCAGGAGTTGTGGGGATACAAACTGATCCACGGGTACCGGGACGAACCGCCCCGGGATGAGAGAGCCCTGATTGCAATCCTCATGAAGATCAGTTCCTATTTTTACCAGAACAAGCACCTTGTGGAGTTCGACATCAACCCGTTCGTTCTCTACGAGCACGGGGGATGTGCCGTTGATGCCCGGTTTATTCTCGATACTGAGGGAAAAAAAGCGATCTCCCGGGAACATGAAGAGATTCCCCCGGGACTTTTTGATGCAAAGACCATCGCCGTAGTAGGAGCATCGGCTGACCCGAACAAAGTCGGGTATGCAGTATGCAAAAACCTTCTTTCGTTTCCGGGAAGACTGGCACCTGTAAACCCGGGCAGGAGCGAGATTTTGGGAAAAACAGCATTCCCTTCCCTCTCTGCAATCGACGGTCAGGTAGATATTGCGGTCATTACTATTCCGGCCCCGGGAGTCCCGGCAGTTGTCGAGGAAGCGGGTCGGTGCAAAATCCCGCTCCTTGTCATTATCTCATCAGGGTTCCGGGAAGCAGGAGATGCAGGACGGGCACTGGAAGAGCAGGTGCTTACCATTGCCCGGAAATTCGGGATACGCATCATAGGGCCAAACTGCCTGGGCGTCATGTTCCCGTACCGGGGAATCAATACCACCTTCGATCCCATATCGCCAAAACCCGGCCGGCTTGCATTCATCTCCCAGAGCGGGGCGGTCATCACCACGCTCGTGGACTGGAGCCTATCAGAAGATATCGGCTTTTCTGCGGTCATCAGTGTCGGCAACCAGCTCGATCTCGGTTTCGAAGAATATATCAACCTCGTTGCACAGGACGACCACACGCGGGCGATCATACTGTATATCGAAGAAGTCCGGGATGGCCTGAGGTTCATGGAAGTGGTCTCGAAGGTGACCCCGAAAAAACCAGTGATTGTGATCAAATCCGGCTCCTCGAAGAAAGGGAAAAGAGCAGCTGCATCCCACACGGGATCCCTTGCAGGAAGCCACGATGTGTATCTCGCAGCATTCCAGCAGGCAGGCATGATCACGGTCAGATCCACGCAGCAGGCGTTTCATGTGGGGGAACTTCTCGCATCCGAAGGCTACCCTAAAGGAAAAAGGGCGATTGCGATCACCAGTGCCGGCGGGTTCGGGGTCCTTGCCTCGGATTATGCGGAGCGCTATGGTATCGAACTCATAGAACTCACGCCGGCAATGCGTGAGCAGCTTAATGCAGTCCTGCCGGCGAGCTGGAACCATGACAATCCCATGGACATCCTGGGCGATGCGAATGCGGAGCGGTTTGCACGGGTTTTTGATATTCTCATACAGAACCAGCGGGACTGGGACATCATCTTCATCATCATCGTCCCGTCCGCCCTTGCGGATCCTGTGCTGCTTGCACAGGAAGTGGTCAGGTTCTCAAAGCAGACAAAAAAGATGATTGTCGGCTGCATGGCCGGCGGCGACAGCATGAAGCCGGCCTTCCGGATATTAAAAGACAACAATATCCCGAATTTCCAGGATATTGAAAATGCATTTGAAATAACCGGTATGATCGTCCATAACCGGTATTGA
- a CDS encoding sugar phosphate isomerase/epimerase family protein — MTLKPYFSSSSKVWDDISWVSGIPEAGYAGWEIVADGNYRLDDPACMQRIRDVIGSTNLGVTVHAPYGDLNLATLNDPIWRESVRQICTCIEHASELTDRVTIHPGYMSPVGKLMPEKIWNLQKEALRQIGRCALEHGVLACLENMIGIKEFLCRFPEELMGMTDGIEGIGMTFDFGHANTVGKVNEFLPHVGKANHIHIHDNHGVSDEHLTLGDGTIPWKTVGKSIAAHYSGIVVIEGRSIPEAKRSLAVFRECFV; from the coding sequence ATGACCCTGAAACCGTACTTCTCTTCCTCATCGAAGGTCTGGGACGATATATCATGGGTATCCGGGATCCCTGAAGCCGGGTATGCCGGCTGGGAGATCGTTGCCGACGGCAATTACCGGCTTGACGATCCCGCCTGCATGCAGCGGATCCGGGATGTTATCGGGAGCACAAATCTCGGGGTTACCGTCCATGCCCCCTACGGCGACCTGAACCTTGCAACCCTCAACGATCCCATCTGGCGGGAGTCTGTCCGCCAGATCTGCACCTGCATTGAGCATGCATCGGAACTCACGGACCGGGTCACCATCCATCCCGGGTACATGTCCCCGGTGGGCAAACTGATGCCGGAGAAGATCTGGAACCTGCAGAAAGAGGCCCTCAGGCAGATCGGGCGATGCGCCTTGGAGCATGGCGTCCTTGCCTGCCTGGAGAATATGATCGGGATCAAGGAGTTCCTCTGCCGGTTCCCCGAGGAGCTTATGGGGATGACCGACGGGATCGAAGGTATCGGCATGACATTCGATTTCGGGCATGCCAACACGGTCGGGAAAGTGAACGAGTTCCTGCCGCACGTGGGCAAGGCAAACCATATCCACATCCACGACAACCACGGCGTCTCCGATGAACACCTGACGCTTGGGGACGGGACCATCCCGTGGAAGACCGTGGGAAAATCCATTGCAGCACACTATTCCGGTATCGTTGTTATCGAAGGGAGATCCATCCCCGAGGCAAAGCGGAGCCTCGCCGTATTCCGGGAGTGTTTTGTGTGA
- the thiC gene encoding phosphomethylpyrimidine synthase ThiC: MSIVADAKRGIVTEEMKIVAKQEGVTEDFVRRGVAGGHIVIPTSPYRKVKICGIGEGLRTKVNASIGTSTDIVNIPEEIEKAKQAERAGADTLMELSTGGDFVEIRKQVIANTSLSVGCVPLYQAFIEAAVKDGAVVHMKEDDLFRITAEQAKLGTNFMAIHTGINFETVKRLKNQGRHGGLVSRGGAFMTAWMLHNEKENPLYREFDYLLEIMKEHEVTLSMGNGMRAGAIHDATDRAAVQELLINAELADKAHNENVPVIVEGPGHVPIDEIAANVTLMKRVTNNKPFYMLGPIVTDIAPGYDDRVAAIGAAISSSLGADFICYVTPAEHLALPTPEEVYEGVMSSRIAAHVGDMIKLKKTRDLDLEMGHARRDLDWDRQFAVAMNPARAKAIRDERMPADTDGCTMCGDYCAIKIVNRHFKF; this comes from the coding sequence ATGAGTATCGTAGCAGATGCGAAAAGGGGCATCGTCACAGAAGAGATGAAAATTGTCGCCAAGCAGGAAGGAGTAACCGAGGATTTTGTCCGGCGCGGCGTTGCCGGCGGCCACATCGTCATCCCGACCTCCCCCTACCGCAAAGTGAAGATCTGCGGTATCGGCGAGGGGCTGCGCACCAAGGTGAATGCATCCATCGGGACTTCCACCGATATCGTCAATATTCCTGAGGAGATCGAGAAGGCAAAGCAGGCCGAGCGTGCGGGGGCAGATACCTTAATGGAACTCTCGACAGGCGGCGACTTTGTCGAGATCCGCAAGCAGGTCATTGCAAACACCAGCCTTTCGGTAGGCTGCGTGCCTCTGTACCAGGCATTCATCGAAGCCGCGGTAAAGGATGGAGCTGTTGTCCACATGAAAGAGGACGACCTCTTCCGGATCACGGCCGAGCAGGCAAAACTCGGCACCAACTTCATGGCCATCCACACCGGCATCAACTTCGAGACCGTCAAGCGCCTGAAAAACCAGGGCAGGCACGGCGGGCTCGTATCCCGGGGCGGCGCATTCATGACTGCCTGGATGCTCCACAATGAGAAGGAGAACCCGCTCTACCGCGAATTCGATTACCTTCTTGAGATCATGAAGGAGCACGAGGTCACCCTCTCGATGGGCAACGGTATGCGGGCCGGGGCCATCCACGATGCCACCGACCGGGCAGCAGTCCAGGAACTCCTTATCAATGCGGAACTTGCCGACAAGGCGCATAACGAGAATGTCCCGGTCATTGTCGAGGGACCCGGCCATGTCCCGATCGACGAGATCGCAGCCAATGTCACGCTCATGAAGCGCGTCACCAACAACAAGCCGTTCTATATGCTTGGCCCCATCGTCACCGACATCGCCCCCGGTTACGATGACCGCGTGGCTGCTATCGGCGCCGCAATATCATCCTCGCTTGGCGCAGACTTCATCTGCTACGTCACCCCCGCAGAGCACCTCGCCCTCCCGACACCGGAAGAAGTGTACGAAGGCGTCATGAGCTCCCGCATCGCAGCCCATGTCGGCGATATGATCAAGCTCAAGAAGACCCGGGATCTCGACCTCGAGATGGGCCATGCCCGCCGCGACCTGGACTGGGACCGGCAGTTCGCCGTTGCCATGAACCCGGCCCGGGCAAAAGCCATCCGTGACGAGCGCATGCCCGCGGACACTGACGGGTGCACCATGTGCGGGGACTATTGCGCAATCAAGATAGTCAACCGGCATTTCAAATTCTGA
- the ppdK gene encoding pyruvate, phosphate dikinase produces MKKWVYAFSEGDGKDKKLLGGKGANLCEMTRIGLNVPPGFVITTEACLAYLESPDRVLPPGLLEQVKKELSELEKKSGRVFGGRENPLLVSVRSGSAMSMPGMMDTILNLGLNEETLDGLIRQTGDKRFSYDAYRRFIQLFGKIALGVPEEEFDLEFENAKQNAGVKNDVDLSANDLKEVSRRFLEVVNKNTRKPFPSDPREQLEIAIKAVFCSWGGKRAVDYRREFKITPEMANGTAVNVMAMVFGNMGEDSATGVGFTRDPATGENVLFGEYLVNAQGEDVVAGIRTPKPVAAMAQEMPRIHRELLELRRKLETHYKEVQDFEFTIEKGTLYCLQTRNGKMNVTALVRTSVDMVEEGLLDKNAALLRVPPEMLDQMLFPRLDPTVTKKPIATGLPASPGVAVGIAVFDADRAEKLGRTGQRVILVREETKPEDIHGFFAAQGILTSRGGKTSHAAVVARGMGKPCVSGAEGIVVNVHTRQARVGDLDFGEGALITIDGTTGAVYLGEVPMIEAEFSSHLATLLSWADETAHLQVMANADTPEDAGRALTFGAMGIGLCRTERMFNGTDRLPIMVDMIVAETVEDRKEALDKLLPFQREDFKAMFRIMASKPVTVRLLDPPIHEFLPSEHQLEGELAILHNLREVLHGLHILADSVKYLKPSDGIQPLVEKFTDPQLVEDVIRKKEAMLQKGRALHEVNPMLGHRGVRLGLTFPEIYRMQIRAILEAAAECQNEGIAVSAEIMVPQVCTVQELKRVKVWVDDIRADVEKTVGIRLNLKFGSMLEVVRACLRADNLADEAEFFSFGTNDLTQATFSFSREDAENKFLPLYNQTGILLDNPFEVLDVKGVGRIMDQAVTWARQSRPGMKIGICGEHGGHPASIRFCHSIGLSYVSCSAPRVPIARLAAAQAVLLESRTRVDKAA; encoded by the coding sequence ATGAAGAAGTGGGTATATGCCTTCAGCGAAGGCGATGGAAAGGACAAGAAACTTCTGGGCGGCAAAGGTGCAAACCTCTGCGAGATGACCCGGATCGGTCTCAATGTCCCCCCCGGTTTTGTGATAACAACCGAGGCATGTCTTGCGTACCTCGAGAGTCCGGATCGGGTGCTGCCCCCGGGACTTCTCGAACAGGTAAAAAAAGAGTTGTCGGAACTGGAGAAGAAGAGCGGCAGGGTCTTTGGCGGGCGCGAGAATCCGCTGCTTGTCTCGGTCCGGTCAGGATCTGCAATGTCCATGCCGGGAATGATGGACACGATCTTAAACCTCGGTCTCAATGAGGAGACTCTCGATGGTCTCATCAGGCAGACCGGGGACAAGCGGTTCAGTTACGATGCCTACCGGCGTTTCATCCAGCTCTTCGGCAAGATCGCCCTTGGTGTGCCGGAAGAGGAATTCGACCTGGAATTTGAGAATGCCAAACAGAATGCCGGCGTGAAGAACGATGTGGACCTGTCTGCCAATGATCTTAAGGAAGTCTCCAGGCGGTTCCTTGAGGTTGTGAACAAGAACACCCGGAAACCCTTCCCCTCGGACCCGAGAGAGCAGCTGGAGATTGCCATAAAAGCCGTGTTCTGTTCCTGGGGGGGTAAACGGGCCGTCGACTACCGCAGGGAATTCAAGATCACTCCCGAGATGGCGAACGGCACTGCGGTCAATGTCATGGCAATGGTCTTTGGGAACATGGGCGAGGATTCGGCAACCGGTGTCGGCTTCACCCGCGATCCTGCAACCGGGGAAAATGTCCTCTTTGGCGAGTACCTGGTGAATGCCCAGGGAGAAGATGTTGTAGCCGGGATCCGGACTCCGAAGCCCGTTGCCGCCATGGCCCAGGAGATGCCGAGGATACACCGCGAACTTCTGGAACTGCGCAGGAAACTCGAGACCCATTACAAGGAAGTGCAGGATTTTGAGTTCACTATCGAGAAAGGAACGCTGTACTGTCTCCAGACCCGGAACGGGAAGATGAATGTCACGGCGCTCGTCCGCACCTCGGTCGACATGGTCGAGGAAGGGCTTCTTGACAAGAATGCGGCGCTGCTCCGGGTCCCTCCCGAGATGCTTGACCAGATGCTCTTTCCCCGCCTGGACCCCACGGTTACCAAAAAGCCGATAGCAACCGGGCTGCCTGCCTCCCCGGGGGTGGCAGTGGGGATTGCGGTTTTCGATGCAGACCGGGCAGAGAAACTGGGCCGGACCGGACAAAGGGTGATCCTGGTCCGGGAAGAGACCAAGCCCGAGGATATCCATGGTTTCTTTGCCGCCCAGGGAATCCTGACAAGCCGGGGGGGAAAGACATCCCATGCCGCGGTTGTGGCCCGGGGAATGGGAAAGCCATGCGTCTCGGGGGCTGAAGGGATCGTTGTCAATGTTCACACGCGCCAGGCCCGGGTAGGGGACCTGGATTTTGGGGAAGGGGCGCTCATCACGATAGACGGGACAACCGGGGCCGTTTATCTGGGGGAAGTCCCGATGATCGAAGCCGAGTTCTCCAGCCATCTCGCCACGCTTCTTTCATGGGCGGATGAAACCGCGCACCTGCAGGTCATGGCGAATGCCGATACCCCCGAGGATGCCGGGCGGGCGCTCACGTTCGGCGCAATGGGGATCGGTCTCTGCCGCACCGAGCGGATGTTCAATGGCACCGATCGCCTGCCTATCATGGTGGATATGATCGTTGCCGAGACCGTGGAAGACCGAAAGGAAGCTCTCGACAAACTGCTCCCCTTCCAGCGCGAGGATTTCAAGGCAATGTTCCGGATCATGGCGTCAAAGCCGGTTACGGTCCGCCTTCTCGATCCCCCGATCCATGAGTTCCTGCCATCCGAGCACCAGCTGGAAGGAGAGCTTGCAATCCTGCACAACCTGCGGGAGGTCCTGCATGGCCTGCATATCCTTGCCGATTCTGTAAAATACCTCAAACCCTCGGACGGGATCCAACCCCTGGTGGAAAAATTCACCGACCCGCAGCTGGTCGAGGATGTTATTCGGAAAAAAGAAGCAATGCTCCAGAAAGGAAGAGCCCTGCATGAAGTGAACCCGATGCTTGGCCACCGGGGAGTGCGCCTGGGTCTCACATTCCCCGAGATTTACCGGATGCAGATCCGTGCCATCCTGGAAGCGGCAGCAGAATGCCAGAACGAGGGTATTGCAGTCTCGGCCGAGATCATGGTGCCGCAGGTCTGCACCGTCCAGGAGCTCAAGCGGGTAAAAGTCTGGGTTGACGATATCCGGGCAGATGTGGAAAAAACCGTCGGGATCCGGCTTAATCTCAAATTCGGCTCCATGCTGGAGGTGGTGAGAGCCTGCCTCCGGGCTGACAACCTGGCGGATGAAGCCGAGTTCTTCTCGTTTGGGACCAATGACCTCACCCAGGCCACCTTCTCGTTCTCCCGCGAAGATGCCGAGAACAAGTTCCTGCCCCTGTACAACCAGACCGGCATCCTCCTTGACAACCCGTTCGAGGTGCTCGATGTCAAAGGGGTGGGCAGGATCATGGATCAGGCCGTTACGTGGGCCCGCCAGAGCCGTCCCGGCATGAAGATCGGTATCTGCGGGGAGCATGGCGGCCACCCGGCCTCGATCCGGTTCTGCCACTCCATCGGTTTGTCCTATGTCTCCTGTTCCGCCCCCCGGGTGCCCATTGCCCGGCTGGCAGCAGCCCAGGCTGTGCTTCTCGAAAGCCGGACGCGGGTTGATAAGGCGGCCTGA
- a CDS encoding AAA family ATPase — protein MKVIGVVGLPASGKGEFSRIAAGMGIPVIVMGDMIRKAVTAAGLEPTDANFGMTANRLRSEGGMDAIARLCIPEIQARTAPLVLVDGIRGDTEVVLFRNHFPGFTLISIDSSFDTRLARIAARARSDDFTSADSLRNRDERELGWGLGNALKLADISLANEGSLDEFSLAVRTLLANLEKE, from the coding sequence ATGAAGGTTATCGGTGTCGTAGGGCTTCCTGCAAGCGGGAAAGGAGAATTTTCCAGAATAGCTGCCGGCATGGGCATCCCGGTCATTGTCATGGGCGACATGATCCGGAAAGCGGTAACAGCTGCCGGCCTTGAACCGACCGATGCAAATTTCGGAATGACGGCAAACCGGCTCCGCTCCGAGGGCGGAATGGATGCCATAGCACGACTCTGCATTCCCGAGATACAGGCCAGGACTGCCCCGCTCGTTCTTGTCGATGGCATCCGGGGCGATACGGAAGTTGTCCTGTTCCGGAACCATTTCCCCGGCTTTACCCTTATCAGCATCGATTCCTCATTCGATACCCGGCTTGCCCGGATCGCTGCCCGGGCACGGTCGGATGACTTCACTTCCGCTGATTCCCTCCGAAACCGGGACGAGCGCGAACTGGGCTGGGGCCTGGGAAATGCCCTGAAACTGGCAGATATCTCTCTCGCAAACGAAGGGAGCCTAGACGAGTTCTCCCTCGCCGTAAGGACCCTGCTTGCGAACCTGGAGAAGGAATGA